A single region of the Capra hircus breed San Clemente chromosome 14, ASM170441v1, whole genome shotgun sequence genome encodes:
- the LOC102175871 gene encoding 40S ribosomal protein S24 — MNDTVTIRTRKFMTNRLLQRKQMVIDVLHPGKATVPKTEIREKLAKMYKTTPDVIFVFGFRTHFGGGKTTGFGMIYDSLDYAKKNEPKHRLARHGLYEKKKTSRKQRKERKNRMKKVRGTAKANVGAGKKKKE, encoded by the coding sequence ATGAACGACACAGTAACTATCCGGACTAGGAAGTTCATGACCAACCGACTGCTTCAGCGGAAACAAATGGTCATCGATGTTCTTCACCCTGGAAAGGCAACAGTACCTAAAACAGAAATTCGGGAAAAACTGGCCAAAATGTACAAGACCACACCAGATGTCATCTTTGTATTTGGATTCAGAACTCATTTTGGTGGTGGCAAGACAACTGGCTTCGGCATGATTTACGATTCCTTGGATTACGCGAAGAAGAATGAGCCCAAACATAGGCTTGCAAGACATGGCCTGTATGAGAAGAAAAAGACCTCAAGAAAACAGCGAAAGGAACGCAAGAACAGAATGAAGAAAGTCAGGGGGACTGCAAAGGCCAACGTTGGTGCTGGCAAAAAGAAGAAGGAGTAA